Genomic DNA from Stigmatopora nigra isolate UIUO_SnigA chromosome 17, RoL_Snig_1.1, whole genome shotgun sequence:
agggacaaaaaaaaaaacaacaacaaagttgtTTAAGCACCAGAGGTGGCACACAGCCATGGTCAGACACGGCCGTCCAGACATTTGAGCGTGCTTTGTAAGTGCTTCTTCGTACTTGCGCTCCTTGAAGAAAGAGGTATCGCGTTGACAGTTGCAGGAGAGCCCGGCGGAACATCTGCGGATTCTCCCTCAGCCTCATTTCCATCACGGCGTCGCCTTCTCCTTTTGCCACGCCCACCTCGCGCACCAAAGGCCAAAAGAGCAGCAAGGGACATCCCACTTGGTGAGCAAGACATAGGGCAAAGGTCAGTCATGTCATTCCAAGGCGCCTCCGTCCGGACCACTCTGGGAATGACCTGCAAACAGGATCTGCGAAGCAAAGGTGTTGAGGGCCACCATGGAGGCCGGCAGCCAGGTGGCGGCGTGCCCCTCGGGGAAACCCACGAAGGCCGCTCCCCACTGAATGGAAGGGAAGGAAGGCAGGTGACCCGTGGCGTGGAAGAAGTTGGAGGCCGCCAGGGACCACAGCACGATGGGGCCCCAGGGCACCTCGAAAGCACCTGACGGAGACACCGTGAGCACGTGGAGGCGGCGCCGGAGGCGGCGGCTGGGCTGCGGAACCGAGCGAGCCACCCACCCGAGTCCACTCCGCGCAGGCCACGCagggcggaggaggaggcgtGAATGTGCAGCAGGGCCCCCGTTTGGACCAGCAGGAGGAGGAAGGAGAGCGCCACGGCCTCCGGGTGCAGCTGCATCAGACCCAGACCCAGGAGCCCGCACAGGAGGAGCAGCGGGGCCGAGTAGACGCTTCCCAGGCCGTAAGCCTCCACGGCGGGGCCCTGGGCCgtgctcgccgccgccgccgccgccgaagcCGCCGCCGAAGCCCCTTCCTCGTTGAGCGAGTGCCGCATGCGCTGGTAGATTTGGGGGATGAGGTGGCGGAGCTCGGCCTGCGGGCTCATGCCGGTGCTGGCCCGGTAGCGCGGCGCCATCGCCCAAGGCCCGGGCGCGGCGCCTGCCGGTCTGGCCTTCACGAACACGCTGAGCGGATCCAGCCAGATCAGCGCCAGCCCCAGCCCCAGCAGGGCGTAGGCGGCCCTGGGGAGCACCAGCCGGCCCAGTCTGATCAGCTGGCCCAAGTTCTTAAAGTCCTCCTCCGGGGAGGCGCCCACCGCCCAGTGCAGGGCCACGCACGCCGACAGCGAGGGCAGGATCCAGCGCGCCGCCGAGGACGTCCCGCCCCGGGAGTTGAGGTTGCCGTAGTGGCGCAGGCACCTTCGCAGGAGCCACGTCCAGGCGGCCAGCGACAGGACCGAGAGGACGTAGTAAAGGTTCTTCAGACGGTTATCCTTCACCCGGGCCAGCGGGGACAGCAAGGGCGACGGGCGACACCACGCGTCCCCCTCTCGACAGCCGTGGAAGAAGAGGGACAGGTAGAGGCTGGCCAGCAGGGGGGCCGACAAGGCCACCACCGCCAGGCTCTCCTTCCTGGCCCGGGGGGCCCGGGCGGCCTTCCAAGCCTCTTGGTTGGCGGGCGGGAACAGGAGGAGGAGGCCTTCCCAATTCAGGGACACCACCAGGCACAGAGCCAGGCTCAGGAGCAGGAAGGCCACCACCCGACCCTCGGTCAGCACGTAGCTGTCGGAGAAGGCCGAGGCGCAGCGGAGCAGCGTGGCCAACAGGGGAGGCCACGGGAGGCCGTCGGCGCCGCCAACGATGGCGAGGGGGAAGGCCCCCGACACCAGCGAGAGCGCCGAGGCCGAGGCGGACGCCGCCGCGCACCACGCCCACTCCACCCGGCCGCCCAAGAGCCTCTGGGCGCCGGCCGCGCAGACGGCCGCCGCCACGGCGACCTTGGCCGGGAAGGCGCCCGACGGGGAGGGCCGACACGTCTCGGACACGGCCAGAGACGCCGCGCAGGCCAGGGCCAAGACCACCACGCCGCCGGCCATCCGGAGCGGGCTGAAGCGGGCCCAGATGGCTCGGCAGGCGTCGCGGACGGAGGCCAGGTGGGCTTGCAGCGCGCTCAGCACTTCGTGgggggacgacgacgacgacggggAAGAGCGCCCCCCTCGGGCCAATTGCAGGTACTGCCGAGACAACTCCTCAAAGCGATTCCTGAGCAGATTCAGCGTCTCAGTGGGCATGTCGCGGGCCAGGGCGGAGTACGACTCCAGGAAACGGTTGACCTTCAAAAGCACGTCACCCACGTCACTCACCAAAGCAACAAAGCACCGAGCGAGACTTTGTGCACCCGAAGAATAGCCAACCTGTTTGGCGTTGATCCACAGCGCCTCCAGCTGGCCCAGACTGGCCGCCCCCTCGCCGAGCGGAGGGAAGAGCGGCAGGAGAACCTGGCCCACGCTGCTGTAGGGGATAGGCACGTCGAGCAGCAGTGCCAGGGTGGGAACCAGGTCGGTCTGGGGCACCACGTCCGGTTCGTTCTGAAAACAGAGAGAGGgacggagagagggagggatggcaaggaaggagggagggagggagggagggagggacaaaCGGATGGTTAGCTAGAGCATTTCTTCAACCCCAGGAGAACGCCCAGAGCACCCCCAGCCTTTTCACAAACCTGCGACGGTGCCGCGGGAAAGAGCGGGACGGGACTGTAGAGGAAAATGGCCGCGTCGGTCTCCTTCTGACTTTCTCCCCCGTGGTCGCCCGTGTCCGTCATGCCGTGATCTCCCATCACCAGCAAGATGGTGTCGTTTTGCATACGCTCCATCACGGACCTGGACAGCAAGGAGGACGTCCGTGCCAGGGGCACCAGTTCCCCAATCAGGACCGTCGTGAACCTTGACGCGTGGCCCTGACGCGTGGCCCTGACGCGTGGCCTTGACGCGTGGCCTTGACGCGTGGCCTCGACGCGTGGCCCTGACGCGTGGCCTTTGGCGCACGgcaaaagagaccaaaaacaATCCCGAGTGCGCCACGCCCACTCTGCGGACGGACCTGATGACACCATCCATCTGGAGCAGTTTGGCCGCCATCGCCGGGTGATCCGGACCAAAGGTGTGGCCGCAGTGGTCCACCCCGAGGAAATGGGCGATCAAAATATCCCACCCATCGCCCGTCACTGTGGAGGGAAACAAAGCCACGGGCGCAATGGAAGCCAAGCCGGCCGGCAAAAGCATCTCATCTGAATGTGGCGTGCGGCAAAAACTTACTGGTGGTGTAGAGATCCTGCAGAATTCCATTGTCCACCGTGTGGAGGTCCTTGACGTTAAACGAGGGAAAGGGCAGAGAACGGTAGAATTTCTTGGGGAAAAGACTCTCCCAGGTGTCGTCCCCCATGAACACCACTCGTTTCCCTGTTCAAAAAGAGTGCGAGGGACAAAGTGAGGAAGGAGTTGGTTGGTTTGGATTTTCTTGAAGGGGGGAGGGAATAAGGGACAATAACATCCAAAACAAAAGGAGCTTAGCCACAAGGCTGCTCGCTGTCCTCCACTCGTCCCTCCTTCCAAAAAAGAAAGACTGACGTGACTGTGAGTAGACTGGCCAAGTTGGCTGGAGCATACGTACCAACTTGAGCAAACTGGTGGATGAGATTGTCCTCCAAGACGGCACTGGACGCAAAGTTATTGCCCACGTCTACAAAAGTAGGCAAAGAGCCGGTGGTCAATCCCTTGATCCTCTGCATGGTGGTGGTGGGCGGGTCGGCGCGAAAGGGGTACAGGCGGCACTGGGTGGGCCTGGACCGGGCCGTCTCCTCAAAGACCCGCAGCTTGTTCTCCCAGAAGGCGGGCGAGGGCTTTCGTGGCTCGAAACGAGCAAAGTCGAACTTCAAGGCGTCGACCAGGAGTAGAACGGCTCTGGCGAAACGCGGACGTCCCGCACAAAAGTCTCGGGACGCTCCGGTGGACGCTTCGGTGGACGCTTCCGTGGACCCACGGTTGGACGCATCGCTGGGCTCCAGTACGTCCGCACAGGTGCTGGTGCGGTTGACCTCCACTCGAATTAGCAGGAAGCCGCTCATGAACAGGTAAATGCCCACCAGGTAAATAGAAGTCAGCCAGAGGAGCAGGAATAATGATGACGGGAACCCCCGCATCCTCCAAGACAACCCTTGGGCTTCGAGCGCGACGTTATTCTattgacgacgacgacgacgaagacGGCGTCAACCATGGGGGCCGAAGTTGCGTTACAGACGATGTTCTTGTCGATATTTGAGCTCAGCTCGCCTCCTTGTCGACGGGAACGCACTGACCTTGTCTACGGACGGTTCCTCTCGTCGCTCCAGCCAGGGCCTACTTTATCGGATGGAATGCTTTTAGTATATTGTGCGTCGAGTGTACGCGCCGTCGGGTCATCCGGCGAGATACCGCTGTGACTGGTCGGCTCACTGGCTACTAGGTAGCAACTAAAGCGCGGCTAGCTAGGAAGTAAAGCGAGAATAGGTAGGAACAAAAGCACACAGAGAACGTTACCAGAAGTTACATGCGGACATTTTAGCGCGTAGGACTGACACGgagacgccattttggctcgAACTTACGTATATCCGTAAGTAAAACAGGCGGTCCTTAAAATTGCCCGACATGAAGGAAACAGTTTGACCTTCGGTACACTGGATTTTTTGAAACAAAGGgaaggcgtgtgtgtgtgtgtttgtgtgtgcgtgtgtttttaAACTTTTGCCCCTCATCACTACGCTCGAAAGCAGATTTCCCCCAAAACTATTTTGCGGCacaatttttgcattgaaaaattctCAAGGGTCACcaacatctgaaaatcttttcatttaaaactatgcCACCTTTGTTAAGAATAGTCATTCTCAAccaagttttatcagcaggaatcacataaatgtgtccaaaatgtaatttttcacgctgacctaatgtcaccagaACTTGATgtctgtggaccctgaacaacttccgttttgagtgatgcaaaaataaatcatgtcatgttttttttttaatcacaccaTTTTAttgatgacttttctccaaatatgactTCAATCACCTAATATTATgccaaaaaatgttgtgctcGCAGACTTTACGCCGGCTAAAGTGGATGCCCGAGAACTTTGAAATATCATATATTTTATCACAGCTGAATCATTATAATAAAACACAAGgcaaaatgactgtttcacaatCTTGTAACTGTACAATCTGTCATTTCGAGTTCATCaccttttgattggaagttaaTCTAGTTATTTTCATCttgatttttctctctgaatatgaCATTGTATGACCGCAagtgcaatttcccacggcacacctgaacATGGCTGGAGGGCGGCACAGTACTCGGCAGACACTGCTCTAAAGAACACGGAGAGGGGAGAACGTTTTCTCCATCTGCACCTGCCTCTGTTTTTACGGCATTGGGAATCAGCACACGCTGATTTCCGTGCAACAAACTCAATTTGGGATATCCACGCATCCAGCCAGCCAATAAAGCTACGGCAGTTGAAAAATGGACTTGGtttatttgaaaacaaagaCGTGAATTGCTGAAAGAATGAAAAGCAGATGCAGGTGAAAAATgggcctgttttttttcatgtgaattCAAGTCTTGTTGAAATCATGAAACGCAGATTTTCAAATGGATGAAAGGAAGAATATttattcaaaaagaaaacaaaacatgacttcATACACCATGTAGTCCAGAAAAACCACGTTGTCAGTAGCGCGGTTCCTGCAATTGCCGATCCGGCGCTCATTGAAAAATGCGCTGCTGCGGCCGCTACTTTGTCATCTTCCATGGCCATCCGCTGCAAAGAATGCGCGCTATTTACTAGATTCCGCTTGATCCAAAACATCTTGAGGGCGCTCGTCCTCTTCTGGCGGAATCTTTGAACTGCTCTTTGCTAGCGTGCCGTAAATGCTCATAGCCTGAGGGGAGAGGGAAAAGGCAGCGGCCGTCATTTCAAATGGCCTCGGGGAAACATTGGCTCTCATCGCCTATCCGTCCGTACCTGCGTAACCATGCTACTTATGTTCCCGGCGTTTGAAGGAAGAAGAACGGTGTTGGACTCTTTGGCCAGCTTGGAAAATGCGGACACGTATTGCTCGGCCACACTTAGCGAGGCTGCCGCGTTCCCATTCTGcaaaggaggaagaaaaaggaggaaaaaaacttcACGGGAAGAGTTTCAAATGTGCCGTCACATTCAAAGAcaaaaagagggggaaaaaaaacccttcacCTGCTGATCCAGGGCAACGGATAACAAACGGATGGCCTTGGCTTTGGCTTCGGCTTTGGCCAAGATGGCTTGGGCTTCACCTGAAGGCAAATAGTAAACAATCGTTGAGCATCAGGGGGGTGGGGCTTCCATTTGACTGCTCGGAAAGAAGAAATGACCTGCTGCTTTGTTGATCTGCTCTGCCTTTTCACCTTCCGAAGCCAGAATCTGAGCTTGTTTGCTTCCCTCCGCGACATTAATGGCCGATTCCCTGGTCCCTTCCGACTCCAGCACCGTGGCTCTTTTTCTTCGCTCGGCCTCTACCTACAGAGCATTTTAGGGTAGCTACGTGAAAAGGCGCTCAAATAGCCGTAGCCGTAGAGAgtgcagtcagtcagtcagtcagtcagtctgtcagtctgtcagtctgtcagtctgtcagtctgtcagtctgtcagtctgtcagtccgtccgtccttcAGTCAGTCCAACTCCAGTAAAGAGTTTTGAGGTCACTCTAAATGTGCTCCCAAGCTCACCTGCATTTGCATGGATTCCTTGACACGAGGTGGGACGTGAATATCTTTGATTTCGTAGCGCAGGCAACGGATTCCCCAGTCATCGGAAGCTTGGTTAATGGAGTGCACAATGTTGGCATTGAGGGACTCTCTTTCCTGAGGGGGAAAACAAAGAGATGCTTCTGCTGTCCACAGCCAGATGAAATGTCAAGTGAGAGCGCTATGTCACCCACCCTGAAGACTTTGTCCAGGGTTAGTTTTCCCAGTTCCGAACGCATGGTGGTCTGCGCCAGCTGCGTGACGGCATATTCCGGATCCTCCACGCCGTAACTGGCCTGAGGGTGgggtgcgtgcgtacgtacgtatgAATAACAATGGCGACACGGCAAAAAAGACGACTCAAATATGTCTGCTTCATTTGATCACCTTACTTTGAAAGGGTCCAGTATCCTCAAGTACAGAACGCCGTCAATCTGAAGAGTAACATTATCTGCAAAACAAATTTCCCGTCCCGTGATTTTTCCAGTGGCACAAGTTCCGTTCCAAAAGCTGCCGGACGGGGACACACAGAAAGACGCGTGGACTGACCCAAGGACACTGCAGACTGCTCCGGGACATCAATAACTATTTCTTTGAGGCTTTGCACGTAGCGGATGCGATCCAGTACTGGTATGAGAAAATTTAAcccctagaaaaaaaaaaaaaaggtttgagtGCAAAACACATTTCTATTGGAATGGAAGTAGCTATGGCAATTAGGTGTCATCATCATTGTTGTTTTAGTAGTAGCAACTGTTGTAACCACTGAAACAGCCGTAAGGGCCGAGACGCCGGCCAAATGTTTTCATTCTCTCTTCAGGgatgaaaacaaaagcaaataaaacaaccccaaaagATGGGAAACACTTACCGGTTCCAGGATGCGATGGAAACGACCCATCCTTTCCACCACCCACGCTTCTTGCTGAGGCACAAAGAGGACAACCGTGTTCATGGGTAGACTGGACGCCCATCGCTGCTGAACCGGGGACACCCGCAAACTCGGCACTGTTCGCCGCAAACTCGGCACTGTTTGCCGCAAACTCGGCAATGTTCGCCGACTTTGCTAGAAAGCACACAAACATGATTGTACCGTCATTGGAATTCCGCGGTAAAATGCCAGCGCTTTCCCCGATTGGCGGTGTGCGCGCACACGTTTAGGACAGCTAAGGAAGGAAGAGTGGTCATTTTACCTGGAGAAGAGCCCCCCCGACGGTGCGGAACAGTGCCGTTCGTATCATCGTGTAAGCGTGAAACGAATGACTGTGTTATGGTGCTGTCATTCAAAGCCTTAATTTCGAAAAAGGACCACAGTCGACAAGGAttgctcgctcactcactcatctCGATGTGACCTATCGAGGAAGTTGCGTCATTGGTGCCACCGTAAAAAGTCCGCCACGTCGAGAAACAAGAAGGTGGCATCAGGGTTCCTCTCACGCCGCCAATCATCAGTCAAATTAACAGCTAAAGTACAATCATCGCAACCTTTTGAAAGTcttgaaaattaaaatgaaataaaacgtTTTTACTTGGATCTGCCAGCACtgctattttttattgtatccctttgttgttgtagtacAAAACTATATCCACATTGTGGCGCTGTTGTGCATATTTTGACGCTCCCGAATTTTCAGATTCATGAGTAGTATACGTATACTATGGAACTTGCCAGGGAGCATTAGGAAAGCTTTGGACGGAGATGATTTCCACGCCTAGTGGGAAAATGAAAGAGATGATCAAATACAGactcaattggattggattggattggataactttattcatcccgtattcgggaaactTCTTTGTTGCAGtgggaagagggtgaggatgcaggaataggaaaggcatccTTTTGGTAGATCCTGTCCATCAAGGTGGATCATTTGACCTGGGAAATTCAATTGACTTGACTTCACCACACTGAAATGCAAACGTATCCAATTGATAGGTTAGGGTTCCTTTTCGGTCAGTCACCACTTATCATTCGTGCTTTTCTTTAGCCTCAATTTAAAAACACCAGTACCCACCTTTCCCCCAAAAGTATGACAAACCAATCCAATAGGAATGTGTCCTTACACTCGGTGCCCCCGATGTCAAAGtcacggcccgggggccaaatctggcccaccgcttcattttgtgcggcccgagaaagtcaatcacaaatgccgactttctgttttaggatcaaattcaaatgatgatagaAGTACACGACCTGTCctgatttttgatttttaaaatcagCAAGTGTTTCAAAATTAGGTGGCTTCTCTGGCCGCAAAAacatcaactccatttcatgtgggctggaccattttcgATATAAtaattagtttatttattaattaatttgattATAAGAACTGGCGGCCAACGTAGGAAAAATAAGTTCAACTATTAACACAAACAGGCTGAGTCAATTTGGATGAACAATGTCTTCATTTTGGCATAAACTGGGCAAACTGGGCAAATGACTTGAAGTATGAGTGAGTCGGGGAAGGGGATTAAAGCGCTTGTCCCCTCCAACCAAGAGCAGCCTAATTCAATGGCGATTGGCCTTCAATACGTCCACACGTTCCACCTAATGAGCGGAATAAGACGGCGGGCCGGAAAACAACCTTGAATTATTGTCATTGAAGGGAGAAATGCAACGTGAGGCCACCCCTaaaccccctccctccccctccgtTCCCCGCCAGCCTGTCTTTTGGCACCCCTGCCAGTTATGAAATAAAGCGAGCGGAGACGCCAAACTCCGGTTTATTAATGGTGTGCGAACAAAGGACACTGTCGGTCGGGGACGATCATTGTTTATTCCCACAGATCTGGGATTTGTGGCTAATTGTGTCGAGCGGACGAATGGACGGAGGGACGCTCCACTCGGACTCTTTTTCACAAAGGCATTTGTCATTTGGAACATAATGGCTGCCGTATACCTTCGTTTTCACACAACAACAAGAAGCGAAATGAGGAGAATTGACAGCGACAAGAAACAAGAAGGACATGGGCTGGAAAACGCGTAAAGAGGGTAAAGGCTCCGCGGCGCGCGGGATGCTTTTAAGCATCCTCCCCAACTTGAGACGGCCTCGTCCAAACGTCAATTTCCAAGCACAAAGAGGGGAAAATAGCAGCTCATTTGCACATTACGCCCGCCCGACTCTTTGGGAGCCGCTTCCCGACTTCAAAAGACGGCAGCAGTCACGTTGAGATGATTTGCATCACCTGACATTCTTTTTCTCCATTGCCATTCTCACGATGCCGGCGCCCGCATTTcagataagaaaaaaagctttgccACAAAGTGGAAACAGAGGAAAAGGCCAGGAATAACGAGCGCATCCTTCGCCTTGAACTACGCGCCTGGCTCTCGGAAGACGGGGGCCCGTCCACCCGTCCGCTTTTCGGAGCCACACCTTTCATCGGAACGTGATCTCGGCAACCGGGCCGTCCTAATGACAGGAGGAGTCATTGCAAAGGTGGATTGTGTTAGCGCTGCCGTCACggggaccaaaaaaacaaaaaaagaagaagaaaaaatgctgCGCTCCGTCATTGGATATCAGAGACTAATGTCAACAGCCTTTTTCCTGCTCATTTGCCAGGAGACAAcattctccctctctctctctctctctcgattacTCTATGCATAGCAATGCTTAACTGCTTTTGCTAGTTATACAAACAACTTCATCTCATGAATGACAATGCAACAAACATGacccaatgggaaaaaaaagccgaCCCGGCCAAAGAAACAAGGGATGATTACATTCCTCTCGGCCTTTGCTACAACATGATCATTTATTCATGTGTTTTCTGGGAATGGCCGCTGGGTTCAAAGGTCAGCTTTTAGAAGAGCCCTTGATGGTTTCCCATCTTGGAGAGGAACTGGGTGACATACGTAAGTAACCAAGGGGTGGAAGTTGGCAAAAGCGGCCAACGTCTTCCATTTGATACAAGCACGCTCCTCCCTCCATTTTCTCGTCCGTGGTAGAAAAGGCGTACGAGTCAGATGGCGGGGGAGCTCGCACTTGAATAAACAGAGCCGGATCCCAAAGCATTTGCGTGCCGGTTCGTAGGCCCGCTTTTGTGGGAGCAGATGGAAGGCGCTAAAACACGCGCCCGGACACGGACGAGGGCGCGTCCACGTCGGCGTCACCTAGTCCACAGCGAAAAGTCGACGggccacagcaaaaaaaaaaaaaaaaaaaacttgactcgCGTTGGCACATAAAAAGGCGGGCTGGCCGGCGCCAGCGTGTCGGCGTGCCTTTCATGGACAGATGGCCAAATTGCTTTTTAATTAGCCATGAAAATATTAATGGACTTTCATTATCAATTACACCGTTTGATGGATGCCTCGGCAAATAGACGGAGGGGGACAAACGCTTTGCGTTTATAAGATTGatcttcaagtttttttttgggatgacaATAATGGtttttgattggattttttGCAGAGTGATATTTGCCACCGCTCTGGTGTTTCTCTTAAGAACATAAGCAAATGATGGTTCCTCCGGTGTGAAAATGAGGGTTTGCAAAAGCGGTGTCGTCCACGGACGGGAGCCCAGACAAAGTGTCTCCAAACGAGGACAATGCCTCCCTCATTCTCATGCTGGCAGGAGCGCCATTTCCTCCGCAAGCTAACTTCATCAAGCATCCTCTCACAGGCAAGGCAAAGAGCCCCCGATGAAAATGGGCCTCCTCGTAAACAAGTCTCCGTCCGTCGCTCATTAAAAAGCTCCCTTAGGTGAAAGAGGTGCGTTGAGGACACATCCTTTTGCCATGGGACGCGTGCGACTCTACGCCGTCTCTCGTCACCTGGTAAAAGCCTTGGATTCAACGGGAAAGCTTTTCCCGGGATGTGAGAAAGCGCTCACTGGCGTGAATTCCGATCAGGCATCAGAagaaatttggcccccgggccgctactttgacacctgtggaatGGAGTAACAAGCAGAGAGCAAA
This window encodes:
- the stoml2 gene encoding stomatin-like protein 2, mitochondrial, which translates into the protein MIRTALFRTVGGALLQQSRRTLPSLRQTVPSLRRTVPSLRVSPVQQRWASSLPMNTVVLFVPQQEAWVVERMGRFHRILEPGLNFLIPVLDRIRYVQSLKEIVIDVPEQSAVSLDNVTLQIDGVLYLRILDPFKASYGVEDPEYAVTQLAQTTMRSELGKLTLDKVFRERESLNANIVHSINQASDDWGIRCLRYEIKDIHVPPRVKESMQMQVEAERRKRATVLESEGTRESAINVAEGSKQAQILASEGEKAEQINKAAGEAQAILAKAEAKAKAIRLLSVALDQQNGNAAASLSVAEQYVSAFSKLAKESNTVLLPSNAGNISSMVTQAMSIYGTLAKSSSKIPPEEDERPQDVLDQAESSK
- the pigo gene encoding GPI ethanolamine phosphate transferase 3, catalytic subunit, coding for MRGFPSSLFLLLWLTSIYLVGIYLFMSGFLLIRVEVNRTSTCADVLEPSDASNRGSTEASTEASTGASRDFCAGRPRFARAVLLLVDALKFDFARFEPRKPSPAFWENKLRVFEETARSRPTQCRLYPFRADPPTTTMQRIKGLTTGSLPTFVDVGNNFASSAVLEDNLIHQFAQVGKRVVFMGDDTWESLFPKKFYRSLPFPSFNVKDLHTVDNGILQDLYTTMTGDGWDILIAHFLGVDHCGHTFGPDHPAMAAKLLQMDGVIRSVMERMQNDTILLVMGDHGMTDTGDHGGESQKETDAAIFLYSPVPLFPAAPSQNEPDVVPQTDLVPTLALLLDVPIPYSSVGQVLLPLFPPLGEGAASLGQLEALWINAKQVNRFLESYSALARDMPTETLNLLRNRFEELSRQYLQLARGGRSSPSSSSSPHEVLSALQAHLASVRDACRAIWARFSPLRMAGGVVVLALACAASLAVSETCRPSPSGAFPAKVAVAAAVCAAGAQRLLGGRVEWAWCAAASASASALSLVSGAFPLAIVGGADGLPWPPLLATLLRCASAFSDSYVLTEGRVVAFLLLSLALCLVVSLNWEGLLLLFPPANQEAWKAARAPRARKESLAVVALSAPLLASLYLSLFFHGCREGDAWCRPSPLLSPLARVKDNRLKNLYYVLSVLSLAAWTWLLRRCLRHYGNLNSRGGTSSAARWILPSLSACVALHWAVGASPEEDFKNLGQLIRLGRLVLPRAAYALLGLGLALIWLDPLSVFVKARPAGAAPGPWAMAPRYRASTGMSPQAELRHLIPQIYQRMRHSLNEEGASAAASAAAAAASTAQGPAVEAYGLGSVYSAPLLLLCGLLGLGLMQLHPEAVALSFLLLLVQTGALLHIHASSSALRGLRGVDSGAFEVPWGPIVLWSLAASNFFHATGHLPSFPSIQWGAAFVGFPEGHAATWLPASMVALNTFASQILFAVGCPLLLFWPLVREVGVAKGEGDAVMEMRLRENPQMFRRALLQLSTRYLFLQGAQVFSSACAAALLRRHLMVWGVFAPKLIFEASAFVASGLGLLLGVSLVLRVDVAVGRWFQRLLPDGSR